The Rhodocytophaga rosea genome has a segment encoding these proteins:
- a CDS encoding ABC transporter permease, whose translation MLKNYFKTASRKLSRNKFFTVLNVIGLALGMSITLLFIALLSFLNRYDDFHPHKDRIYRVTTQVYDKAENPHYASVPVGLAQNYKKRLQV comes from the coding sequence ATGCTTAAGAATTATTTCAAGACCGCCTCCCGGAAGCTATCCAGGAATAAATTCTTCACGGTATTAAATGTCATTGGTTTGGCCCTTGGCATGTCGATCACTTTACTGTTCATTGCCCTGCTTTCATTCCTTAACCGCTATGACGATTTCCATCCTCATAAGGACCGGATCTATCGGGTAACTACACAGGTATATGACAAAGCGGAAAATCCCCATTATGCATCAGTTCCTGTAGGTCTTGCGCAAAACTACAAGAAGAGGTTACAGGTGTAG
- a CDS encoding ABC transporter permease, which yields MYGDAIYGEKKIRLNGYFADPTFYEIFNFPLLEGNRATALTNPNTIVICEREARNFFGSKEAMGEIISIEGYGDFVVII from the coding sequence TTGTATGGAGATGCGATATATGGAGAAAAGAAGATCCGGCTGAATGGTTATTTTGCTGATCCTACCTTTTATGAGATTTTTAATTTTCCTTTACTTGAAGGAAACAGGGCTACAGCACTTACCAATCCCAACACCATTGTAATCTGTGAAAGGGAAGCAAGAAATTTTTTTGGCAGCAAAGAAGCAATGGGTGAAATAATCAGTATAGAAGGGTATGGAGATTTTGTGGTCATAATTTAA